The following proteins come from a genomic window of Megalobrama amblycephala isolate DHTTF-2021 linkage group LG1, ASM1881202v1, whole genome shotgun sequence:
- the glyr1 gene encoding putative oxidoreductase GLYR1 isoform X1, protein MATVHLRIGDLVWGKLGRYPPWPGKIVSPPKDLKKPRGKKCFFVKFFGTEDHAWIKVEQLKPYHPHKEEMIKINKGKRFQQAVDAVEEYLKKAKGKDQTHSDDKSKSDKGRKAAKPMKIIEEDDEDAFKGGSSDKEQTDSDPEPSSVQRLVAGTVSGFKWESSPVKDDPHFHHFLLSQSEKPASSMEPITKRLKIIEEDTRSTSIQAADSTAINGSITPTDKRIGFLGLGLMGSGVVSNLLKMGHVVTVWNRTAEKCDLFIQEGARLGRTPAEVVSMCDITFSCVSDPKAARDLVLGPSGVLQGIRPGKCYVEMSTVDPETITELSQVITSRGGRFLEAPVSGSQQLSNDGMLVIVAAGDRSVYEDCSSCFQAMGKTSFFIAGEAGNAARMMLILNMVQGSFMATIAEGLTLAQATGQSQQTFLDILCQGQMASTFVDQKCQNILQGNFKPDYYLKHIQKDLRLAISMGDSVNHPTPMAAAANEVYKRAKALDQSDNDMSAVYRAYIH, encoded by the exons ATGGCGACCGTGCATCTCAGGATCGGGGATCTGGTTTG GGGTAAGCTTGGACGCTATCCACCTTGGCCAGGAAAG ATCGTCAGTCCTCCGAAGGATCTGAAAAAGCCAAGAggcaaaaaatgtttctttgtcAAGTTTTTTGGAACTGAAGATCA TGCCTGGATTAAGGTAGAGCAGCTGAAGCCGTACCACCCCCATAAAGAGGAGATGATCAAGATAAACAAAGGCAAGCGCTTCCAACAGGCTGTTGATGCAGTTGAGGAGTACCTAAAGAAGGCCAAGGGAAAAGATCAG ACACACTCTGATGACAAAAGCAAGTCAGATAAAGGCCGTAAAGCAGCTAAACCAATGAAGATCATTGAAGAGGACGATGAAGACGCCTTCAAGGGTGGCTCATCGGACAAG GAACAGACTGATTCTGACCCAGAGCCATCCTCTGTACAACGGCTGGTCGCTGGAACAGTATCAGGATTCAAATGGGAGAGCAGT CCAGTAAAGGATGACCCACATTTCCATCACTTTCTGCTCAGCCAGTCTGAGAAG CCAGCTTCATCAATGGAGCCCATCACCAAACGTTTAAAGATAATCGAGGAG gaCACAAGATCAACATCTATTCAAGCAGCAGACAGCACAGCCATCAATGGCAGCATCACGCCTACAGACAAAAG GATAGGGTTCCTTGGACTAGGGCTGATGGGAAGTGGTGTGGTTTCTAATTTGTTGAAGATGGGGCATGTTGTGACTGTTTGGAATCGCACAGCAGAAAAG TGTGATTTGTTCATCCAAGAAGGTGCCAGATTAGGACGAACGCCTGCAGAGGTTGTGTCCATGTGCGATATCACATTTTCCTGTGTATCAGACCCTAAAGCTGCCAGAGAT CTTGTGTTAGGTCCTAGTGGAGTCCTACAGGGAATCAGACCGGGCAAATGTTACGTGGAGATGTCGACTGTTGATCCAGAAACCATCACAGAGCTCTCACAG GTCATCACGTCCAGAGGCGGCAGATTCCTAGAAGCCCCGGTATCGGGCAGCCAGCAGCTTTCCAATGATGGTATGCTGGTCATTGTTGCTGCAGGTGACCGCAGTGTTTATGAAGATTGTAGCAGCTGCTTCCAGGCAATGGGGAAGACGTCTTTCTTCATAG CAGGGGAAGCAGGAAATGCCGCAAGAATGATGTTGATCCTTAACATGGTTCAAGGCAGTTTCATGGCAACCATCGCAGAGGGATTGACCTTGGCGCAGGCCACGGGACAGTCACAACAAACATTCTTGGATATTCTTTGCCAAGGACAGATGGCAAGCACATTTGTGGACCAGAAATGCCAGA ATATCTTGCAAGGCAACTTCAAACCTGATTACTACCTGAAACATATTCAGAAAGATCTGAGATTAGCCATTTCAATGGGAGATTCGGTCAATCATCCAACACCAATGGCAGCAGCTGCAAATGAG GTGTACAAGAGAGCAAAAGCATTGGACCAGTCGGACAATGACATGTCTGCAGTCTACAGAGCATATATTCACTAA
- the glyr1 gene encoding putative oxidoreductase GLYR1 isoform X2, with protein sequence MATVHLRIGDLVWGKLGRYPPWPGKIVSPPKDLKKPRGKKCFFVKFFGTEDHAWIKVEQLKPYHPHKEEMIKINKGKRFQQAVDAVEEYLKKAKGKDQTHSDDKSKSDKGRKAAKPMKIIEEDDEDAFKGGSSDKEQTDSDPEPSSVQRLVAGTVSGFKWESSPVKDDPHFHHFLLSQSEKPASSMEPITKRLKIIEEDTRSTSIQAADSTAINGSITPTDKRIGFLGLGLMGSGVVSNLLKMGHVVTVWNRTAEKCDLFIQEGARLGRTPAEVVSMCDITFSCVSDPKAARDLVLGPSGVLQGIRPGKCYVEMSTVDPETITELSQVITSRGGRFLEAPVSGSQQLSNDGMLVIVAAGDRSVYEDCSSCFQAMGKTSFFIGEAGNAARMMLILNMVQGSFMATIAEGLTLAQATGQSQQTFLDILCQGQMASTFVDQKCQNILQGNFKPDYYLKHIQKDLRLAISMGDSVNHPTPMAAAANEVYKRAKALDQSDNDMSAVYRAYIH encoded by the exons ATGGCGACCGTGCATCTCAGGATCGGGGATCTGGTTTG GGGTAAGCTTGGACGCTATCCACCTTGGCCAGGAAAG ATCGTCAGTCCTCCGAAGGATCTGAAAAAGCCAAGAggcaaaaaatgtttctttgtcAAGTTTTTTGGAACTGAAGATCA TGCCTGGATTAAGGTAGAGCAGCTGAAGCCGTACCACCCCCATAAAGAGGAGATGATCAAGATAAACAAAGGCAAGCGCTTCCAACAGGCTGTTGATGCAGTTGAGGAGTACCTAAAGAAGGCCAAGGGAAAAGATCAG ACACACTCTGATGACAAAAGCAAGTCAGATAAAGGCCGTAAAGCAGCTAAACCAATGAAGATCATTGAAGAGGACGATGAAGACGCCTTCAAGGGTGGCTCATCGGACAAG GAACAGACTGATTCTGACCCAGAGCCATCCTCTGTACAACGGCTGGTCGCTGGAACAGTATCAGGATTCAAATGGGAGAGCAGT CCAGTAAAGGATGACCCACATTTCCATCACTTTCTGCTCAGCCAGTCTGAGAAG CCAGCTTCATCAATGGAGCCCATCACCAAACGTTTAAAGATAATCGAGGAG gaCACAAGATCAACATCTATTCAAGCAGCAGACAGCACAGCCATCAATGGCAGCATCACGCCTACAGACAAAAG GATAGGGTTCCTTGGACTAGGGCTGATGGGAAGTGGTGTGGTTTCTAATTTGTTGAAGATGGGGCATGTTGTGACTGTTTGGAATCGCACAGCAGAAAAG TGTGATTTGTTCATCCAAGAAGGTGCCAGATTAGGACGAACGCCTGCAGAGGTTGTGTCCATGTGCGATATCACATTTTCCTGTGTATCAGACCCTAAAGCTGCCAGAGAT CTTGTGTTAGGTCCTAGTGGAGTCCTACAGGGAATCAGACCGGGCAAATGTTACGTGGAGATGTCGACTGTTGATCCAGAAACCATCACAGAGCTCTCACAG GTCATCACGTCCAGAGGCGGCAGATTCCTAGAAGCCCCGGTATCGGGCAGCCAGCAGCTTTCCAATGATGGTATGCTGGTCATTGTTGCTGCAGGTGACCGCAGTGTTTATGAAGATTGTAGCAGCTGCTTCCAGGCAATGGGGAAGACGTCTTTCTTCATAG GGGAAGCAGGAAATGCCGCAAGAATGATGTTGATCCTTAACATGGTTCAAGGCAGTTTCATGGCAACCATCGCAGAGGGATTGACCTTGGCGCAGGCCACGGGACAGTCACAACAAACATTCTTGGATATTCTTTGCCAAGGACAGATGGCAAGCACATTTGTGGACCAGAAATGCCAGA ATATCTTGCAAGGCAACTTCAAACCTGATTACTACCTGAAACATATTCAGAAAGATCTGAGATTAGCCATTTCAATGGGAGATTCGGTCAATCATCCAACACCAATGGCAGCAGCTGCAAATGAG GTGTACAAGAGAGCAAAAGCATTGGACCAGTCGGACAATGACATGTCTGCAGTCTACAGAGCATATATTCACTAA
- the glyr1 gene encoding putative oxidoreductase GLYR1 isoform X3: protein MATVHLRIGDLVWGKLGRYPPWPGKIVSPPKDLKKPRGKKCFFVKFFGTEDHAWIKVEQLKPYHPHKEEMIKINKGKRFQQAVDAVEEYLKKAKGKDQTHSDDKSKSDKGRKAAKPMKIIEEDDEDAFKGGSSDKEQTDSDPEPSSVQRLVAGTVSGFKWESSPASSMEPITKRLKIIEEDTRSTSIQAADSTAINGSITPTDKRIGFLGLGLMGSGVVSNLLKMGHVVTVWNRTAEKCDLFIQEGARLGRTPAEVVSMCDITFSCVSDPKAARDLVLGPSGVLQGIRPGKCYVEMSTVDPETITELSQVITSRGGRFLEAPVSGSQQLSNDGMLVIVAAGDRSVYEDCSSCFQAMGKTSFFIAGEAGNAARMMLILNMVQGSFMATIAEGLTLAQATGQSQQTFLDILCQGQMASTFVDQKCQNILQGNFKPDYYLKHIQKDLRLAISMGDSVNHPTPMAAAANEVYKRAKALDQSDNDMSAVYRAYIH from the exons ATGGCGACCGTGCATCTCAGGATCGGGGATCTGGTTTG GGGTAAGCTTGGACGCTATCCACCTTGGCCAGGAAAG ATCGTCAGTCCTCCGAAGGATCTGAAAAAGCCAAGAggcaaaaaatgtttctttgtcAAGTTTTTTGGAACTGAAGATCA TGCCTGGATTAAGGTAGAGCAGCTGAAGCCGTACCACCCCCATAAAGAGGAGATGATCAAGATAAACAAAGGCAAGCGCTTCCAACAGGCTGTTGATGCAGTTGAGGAGTACCTAAAGAAGGCCAAGGGAAAAGATCAG ACACACTCTGATGACAAAAGCAAGTCAGATAAAGGCCGTAAAGCAGCTAAACCAATGAAGATCATTGAAGAGGACGATGAAGACGCCTTCAAGGGTGGCTCATCGGACAAG GAACAGACTGATTCTGACCCAGAGCCATCCTCTGTACAACGGCTGGTCGCTGGAACAGTATCAGGATTCAAATGGGAGAGCAGT CCAGCTTCATCAATGGAGCCCATCACCAAACGTTTAAAGATAATCGAGGAG gaCACAAGATCAACATCTATTCAAGCAGCAGACAGCACAGCCATCAATGGCAGCATCACGCCTACAGACAAAAG GATAGGGTTCCTTGGACTAGGGCTGATGGGAAGTGGTGTGGTTTCTAATTTGTTGAAGATGGGGCATGTTGTGACTGTTTGGAATCGCACAGCAGAAAAG TGTGATTTGTTCATCCAAGAAGGTGCCAGATTAGGACGAACGCCTGCAGAGGTTGTGTCCATGTGCGATATCACATTTTCCTGTGTATCAGACCCTAAAGCTGCCAGAGAT CTTGTGTTAGGTCCTAGTGGAGTCCTACAGGGAATCAGACCGGGCAAATGTTACGTGGAGATGTCGACTGTTGATCCAGAAACCATCACAGAGCTCTCACAG GTCATCACGTCCAGAGGCGGCAGATTCCTAGAAGCCCCGGTATCGGGCAGCCAGCAGCTTTCCAATGATGGTATGCTGGTCATTGTTGCTGCAGGTGACCGCAGTGTTTATGAAGATTGTAGCAGCTGCTTCCAGGCAATGGGGAAGACGTCTTTCTTCATAG CAGGGGAAGCAGGAAATGCCGCAAGAATGATGTTGATCCTTAACATGGTTCAAGGCAGTTTCATGGCAACCATCGCAGAGGGATTGACCTTGGCGCAGGCCACGGGACAGTCACAACAAACATTCTTGGATATTCTTTGCCAAGGACAGATGGCAAGCACATTTGTGGACCAGAAATGCCAGA ATATCTTGCAAGGCAACTTCAAACCTGATTACTACCTGAAACATATTCAGAAAGATCTGAGATTAGCCATTTCAATGGGAGATTCGGTCAATCATCCAACACCAATGGCAGCAGCTGCAAATGAG GTGTACAAGAGAGCAAAAGCATTGGACCAGTCGGACAATGACATGTCTGCAGTCTACAGAGCATATATTCACTAA
- the glyr1 gene encoding putative oxidoreductase GLYR1 isoform X4, protein MATVHLRIGDLVWGKLGRYPPWPGKIVSPPKDLKKPRGKKCFFVKFFGTEDHAWIKVEQLKPYHPHKEEMIKINKGKRFQQAVDAVEEYLKKAKGKDQTHSDDKSKSDKGRKAAKPMKIIEEDDEDAFKGGSSDKPVKDDPHFHHFLLSQSEKPASSMEPITKRLKIIEEDTRSTSIQAADSTAINGSITPTDKRIGFLGLGLMGSGVVSNLLKMGHVVTVWNRTAEKCDLFIQEGARLGRTPAEVVSMCDITFSCVSDPKAARDLVLGPSGVLQGIRPGKCYVEMSTVDPETITELSQVITSRGGRFLEAPVSGSQQLSNDGMLVIVAAGDRSVYEDCSSCFQAMGKTSFFIAGEAGNAARMMLILNMVQGSFMATIAEGLTLAQATGQSQQTFLDILCQGQMASTFVDQKCQNILQGNFKPDYYLKHIQKDLRLAISMGDSVNHPTPMAAAANEVYKRAKALDQSDNDMSAVYRAYIH, encoded by the exons ATGGCGACCGTGCATCTCAGGATCGGGGATCTGGTTTG GGGTAAGCTTGGACGCTATCCACCTTGGCCAGGAAAG ATCGTCAGTCCTCCGAAGGATCTGAAAAAGCCAAGAggcaaaaaatgtttctttgtcAAGTTTTTTGGAACTGAAGATCA TGCCTGGATTAAGGTAGAGCAGCTGAAGCCGTACCACCCCCATAAAGAGGAGATGATCAAGATAAACAAAGGCAAGCGCTTCCAACAGGCTGTTGATGCAGTTGAGGAGTACCTAAAGAAGGCCAAGGGAAAAGATCAG ACACACTCTGATGACAAAAGCAAGTCAGATAAAGGCCGTAAAGCAGCTAAACCAATGAAGATCATTGAAGAGGACGATGAAGACGCCTTCAAGGGTGGCTCATCGGACAAG CCAGTAAAGGATGACCCACATTTCCATCACTTTCTGCTCAGCCAGTCTGAGAAG CCAGCTTCATCAATGGAGCCCATCACCAAACGTTTAAAGATAATCGAGGAG gaCACAAGATCAACATCTATTCAAGCAGCAGACAGCACAGCCATCAATGGCAGCATCACGCCTACAGACAAAAG GATAGGGTTCCTTGGACTAGGGCTGATGGGAAGTGGTGTGGTTTCTAATTTGTTGAAGATGGGGCATGTTGTGACTGTTTGGAATCGCACAGCAGAAAAG TGTGATTTGTTCATCCAAGAAGGTGCCAGATTAGGACGAACGCCTGCAGAGGTTGTGTCCATGTGCGATATCACATTTTCCTGTGTATCAGACCCTAAAGCTGCCAGAGAT CTTGTGTTAGGTCCTAGTGGAGTCCTACAGGGAATCAGACCGGGCAAATGTTACGTGGAGATGTCGACTGTTGATCCAGAAACCATCACAGAGCTCTCACAG GTCATCACGTCCAGAGGCGGCAGATTCCTAGAAGCCCCGGTATCGGGCAGCCAGCAGCTTTCCAATGATGGTATGCTGGTCATTGTTGCTGCAGGTGACCGCAGTGTTTATGAAGATTGTAGCAGCTGCTTCCAGGCAATGGGGAAGACGTCTTTCTTCATAG CAGGGGAAGCAGGAAATGCCGCAAGAATGATGTTGATCCTTAACATGGTTCAAGGCAGTTTCATGGCAACCATCGCAGAGGGATTGACCTTGGCGCAGGCCACGGGACAGTCACAACAAACATTCTTGGATATTCTTTGCCAAGGACAGATGGCAAGCACATTTGTGGACCAGAAATGCCAGA ATATCTTGCAAGGCAACTTCAAACCTGATTACTACCTGAAACATATTCAGAAAGATCTGAGATTAGCCATTTCAATGGGAGATTCGGTCAATCATCCAACACCAATGGCAGCAGCTGCAAATGAG GTGTACAAGAGAGCAAAAGCATTGGACCAGTCGGACAATGACATGTCTGCAGTCTACAGAGCATATATTCACTAA
- the glyr1 gene encoding putative oxidoreductase GLYR1 isoform X5, translating to MATVHLRIGDLVWGKLGRYPPWPGKIVSPPKDLKKPRGKKCFFVKFFGTEDHAWIKVEQLKPYHPHKEEMIKINKGKRFQQAVDAVEEYLKKAKGKDQTHSDDKSKSDKGRKAAKPMKIIEEDDEDAFKGGSSDKPASSMEPITKRLKIIEEDTRSTSIQAADSTAINGSITPTDKRIGFLGLGLMGSGVVSNLLKMGHVVTVWNRTAEKCDLFIQEGARLGRTPAEVVSMCDITFSCVSDPKAARDLVLGPSGVLQGIRPGKCYVEMSTVDPETITELSQVITSRGGRFLEAPVSGSQQLSNDGMLVIVAAGDRSVYEDCSSCFQAMGKTSFFIAGEAGNAARMMLILNMVQGSFMATIAEGLTLAQATGQSQQTFLDILCQGQMASTFVDQKCQNILQGNFKPDYYLKHIQKDLRLAISMGDSVNHPTPMAAAANEVYKRAKALDQSDNDMSAVYRAYIH from the exons ATGGCGACCGTGCATCTCAGGATCGGGGATCTGGTTTG GGGTAAGCTTGGACGCTATCCACCTTGGCCAGGAAAG ATCGTCAGTCCTCCGAAGGATCTGAAAAAGCCAAGAggcaaaaaatgtttctttgtcAAGTTTTTTGGAACTGAAGATCA TGCCTGGATTAAGGTAGAGCAGCTGAAGCCGTACCACCCCCATAAAGAGGAGATGATCAAGATAAACAAAGGCAAGCGCTTCCAACAGGCTGTTGATGCAGTTGAGGAGTACCTAAAGAAGGCCAAGGGAAAAGATCAG ACACACTCTGATGACAAAAGCAAGTCAGATAAAGGCCGTAAAGCAGCTAAACCAATGAAGATCATTGAAGAGGACGATGAAGACGCCTTCAAGGGTGGCTCATCGGACAAG CCAGCTTCATCAATGGAGCCCATCACCAAACGTTTAAAGATAATCGAGGAG gaCACAAGATCAACATCTATTCAAGCAGCAGACAGCACAGCCATCAATGGCAGCATCACGCCTACAGACAAAAG GATAGGGTTCCTTGGACTAGGGCTGATGGGAAGTGGTGTGGTTTCTAATTTGTTGAAGATGGGGCATGTTGTGACTGTTTGGAATCGCACAGCAGAAAAG TGTGATTTGTTCATCCAAGAAGGTGCCAGATTAGGACGAACGCCTGCAGAGGTTGTGTCCATGTGCGATATCACATTTTCCTGTGTATCAGACCCTAAAGCTGCCAGAGAT CTTGTGTTAGGTCCTAGTGGAGTCCTACAGGGAATCAGACCGGGCAAATGTTACGTGGAGATGTCGACTGTTGATCCAGAAACCATCACAGAGCTCTCACAG GTCATCACGTCCAGAGGCGGCAGATTCCTAGAAGCCCCGGTATCGGGCAGCCAGCAGCTTTCCAATGATGGTATGCTGGTCATTGTTGCTGCAGGTGACCGCAGTGTTTATGAAGATTGTAGCAGCTGCTTCCAGGCAATGGGGAAGACGTCTTTCTTCATAG CAGGGGAAGCAGGAAATGCCGCAAGAATGATGTTGATCCTTAACATGGTTCAAGGCAGTTTCATGGCAACCATCGCAGAGGGATTGACCTTGGCGCAGGCCACGGGACAGTCACAACAAACATTCTTGGATATTCTTTGCCAAGGACAGATGGCAAGCACATTTGTGGACCAGAAATGCCAGA ATATCTTGCAAGGCAACTTCAAACCTGATTACTACCTGAAACATATTCAGAAAGATCTGAGATTAGCCATTTCAATGGGAGATTCGGTCAATCATCCAACACCAATGGCAGCAGCTGCAAATGAG GTGTACAAGAGAGCAAAAGCATTGGACCAGTCGGACAATGACATGTCTGCAGTCTACAGAGCATATATTCACTAA